In the genome of Terriglobales bacterium, the window CAAAAATTTGAATACACCGCTCCCAAATCGCTCGATGAAGCTTTACATCTGCTTGCCAGCGGTGCCAAGCCGCTTGCGGGCGGGATGAGCCTGATTCCCATGATGAAACTGCGGCTCGCCGCGCCCGAGCATCTAGTGGATTTGCGCACGCTCAAGGACCTGAACTTCATCCGAGAGGTCGGAGGTCAGCTGCACATTGGCGCCACGGCGTCGCATTACGACATCGAAAGCTCCGCGCTGCTGCGGCAGAAATGCCCTTTGCTTACGGAAACTGCGGCGGCCATCGGTGACGTGCAGGTGCGCAACATGGGCACGATCGGCGGCAGCGTGGCGCATGCGGATCCCGCGGCGGATTATCCCGCGGCACTGCAGGCGCTGGAAGCCAAATTCGTTCTTCAAGGCGCGAAATCGGAGCGCACGGTCAGCGCGGCCGACTTTTTTGTTGACGCGTTTACCACCGCGCTCGAGCCTGGCGAAATTCTGCGCGAGGTGATTGTTCCTATCGACGATGCGCGCACCGGCACGAGCTACCAGAAGATGGTTCAGCCGGCCAGCGGCTTCGCGATTGTGGGAGTCGCAGCGCGTGTACGCGTGAACGCAGGAAAACTTTCCTTTGTGAGGATTGGCGTTACCGGACTTTCTAATCGCGCATACCGGGCCACGGCT includes:
- a CDS encoding xanthine dehydrogenase family protein subunit M, which codes for MIAQKFEYTAPKSLDEALHLLASGAKPLAGGMSLIPMMKLRLAAPEHLVDLRTLKDLNFIREVGGQLHIGATASHYDIESSALLRQKCPLLTETAAAIGDVQVRNMGTIGGSVAHADPAADYPAALQALEAKFVLQGAKSERTVSAADFFVDAFTTALEPGEILREVIVPIDDARTGTSYQKMVQPASGFAIVGVAARVRVNAGKLSFVRIGVTGLSNRAYRATASEKSLEGKAGAQADIQAAAALVAQGIDANSDLHASADYRRHLAVVHAARAIRTAISRIA